The following proteins come from a genomic window of Lemur catta isolate mLemCat1 chromosome 4, mLemCat1.pri, whole genome shotgun sequence:
- the PCARE gene encoding photoreceptor cilium actin regulator: MGCTPSHSDIVNSVAKSGIQFLKKPKAILPGRQGGSERGSIPLLVKNSSCYDAGGYLPQGLRPAEEQPASRRNQTTAEGLCQLTGDPASCKRKVVEGLIPKHKASPTFQLNKSQSHMAKRAPFKTQGSPGSQGAAFSGEESEGSTSQETSKWEKKPKCHRSGKQCHCCQTTPPAHGSEGKVDFPEPLVKAHQHAYAYLHSSLAKYEAILCIVRQATQTRELLQTMVSFLLLCFEEISQLLGEISKDGEVLLQEVRADLAWPSRKGEPWEQPDLLQQLLQYTVSKLQALNGTVASLTGSCLEGSSSYLHSTASHLDNKLSMKRSVDERLLRALGQLESLASAHGDPGVQGPPLCSEDSGIGADNESVQSVDKLAKQNSWDFAPEPGEWKLVTSPHTETRLSGHAWQHSPCWMGSDRPQDCPLSRPPMAKVQPAAQGEARSPGPSSRAPGSSTSRPLEPGKSTPCDSFGIGVPAEAHLPKSSRSLDAPPFSEVEASSLEEEEEEDEVSSLNLCAWQEKAPHSRPQSSPADRESPFQPHPRRLRSPQAQEMILKMKEAISERIKFVPVPSGHQDWAEEEEGRSVLPPRPSTVSGSRRAPEKQRRSQSESCIQSQVGDPTLQELRRVQRDLSQRLEAFYALGAKGQRQSQEQILQPRAMALWPNNCKVGPSSTTSKLRASLTKNFSILPSQDKSILQKCSPHPEGEQPWPGKAEKLPNVTPSDEDKEAPRANDRGCPTRTSVRKLIETFSPTESVRTLGDSKNSGSSPCLRRWGVPIMPPRFPIYRGLAPLYPKPQISPALGREPFKVGTGWRPLAPIFPPVPTTEAPKSADIDREVEGDPEHLPPPPLEVLMDKSFTSLESPESSKSAECSPKGTPAPGRGGAGPARRTWASLKLRASMSPVDLLPSKSTASPARSRSTGPGSSKSGCDPRKLALDPNHPPATSQNPEVEGGAPSQAQAEKAASLRKQPRKAMSWHHSSHTSGQNRTSDPSPARRTRGPRSPEAARQSRERSPPTARKASPTRAHWVPQADKRPQSLHSSHRPAQPSAPTLQGSPSPPLSPGAPSPPVSPRVLSPPTTKKRTSPPRQHKASSAPTQCPEASSPSSVPSVSPPVSPSQEHKETRDSEDSPADTAKVSGNTCSIFCPAASALFEAKSPLSAAHPPTPPEAGGPLGSPAACRRSSSGPRLRADAQRRVALCALNPLPFVRTASDRQPGARLPLPAAGSASIPCEDAQLSQSSSSEESPKKDTEPWSSPWAPEPQGGSRRASPPELCVLGHRLQRESLAGRTQDESQPESPPQQKEVA, encoded by the exons ATGGGGTGCACACCTTCGCACAGTGACATTGTAAACAGCGTTGCAAAGAGTGGCATTCAGTTTTTGAAAAAGCCCAAGGCAATTTTGCCAGGACGTCAGGGGGGCAGTGAAAGAGGTTCCATCCCTTTGCTCGTTAAAAACTCCTCCTGCTATGACGCTGGGGGGTACCTGCCCCAGGGACTGAGGCCAGCAGAGGAGCAGCCAGCTTCCAGGAGGAACCAAACCACGGCTGAAGGTCTCTGTCAGCTCACGGGAGATCCTGCTTCATGCAAAAGGAAAGTTGTGGAAGGACTGATCCCAAAACATAAAGCCTCTCCAACATTCCAGCTGAACAAATCACAAAGCCACATGGCTAAGCGTGCTCCATTCAAGACACAGGGCTCCCCCGGCTCGCAAGGGGCAGCCTTTTCTGgggaagagagtgagggaagTACTTCCCAGGAGACctccaaatgggaaaagaagccAAAATGCCACAGGTCGGGCAAACAGTGCCATTGCTGCCAAACCACCCCTCCTGCCCATGGGTCTGAAGGCAAAGTGGACTTCCCCGAGCCCCTGGTCAAGGCCCACCAGCACGCGTATGCCtatctgcactccagcctcgccAAATACGAAGCCATTCTGTGCATCGTCCGCCAGGCCACCCAGACCCGGGAGCTGCTGCAGACCATGGTCAGCTTCCTGCTACTGTGCTTTGAGGAGATCAGCCAGCTATTGGGGGAGATCTCCAAGGATGGAGAAGTGCTGCTCCAGGAGGTTAGGGCAGATCTGGCTTGGCCGTCGAGGAAAGGAGAGCCCTGGGAGCAGCCAGACCTCCTGCAACAGCTGCTGCAGTACACAGTCAGCAAGCTGCAGGCGCTCAATGGCACAGTGGCCTCGCTCACCGGCAGCTGCCTGGAGGGCTCCAGCAGCTACCTCCACTCCACTGCAAGCCACCTGGACAACAAGCTGAGCATGAAGAGGAGTGTGGATGAACGCCTCCTAAGGGCTCTGGGGCAGCTAGAGAGCCTGGCGAGTGCCCACGGCGACCCTGGGGTGCAGGGTCCACCCTTATGTTCTGAGGACAGTGGCATTGGTGCTGACAATGAGTCTGTGCAGTCCGTGGACAAGCTGGCCAAGCAAAACAGCTGGGACTTTGCACCAGAGCCAGGAGAATGGAAGCTGGTGACTTCACCCCACACAGAGACCAGGCTGTCAGGACACGCCTGGCAGCACAGTCCGTGCTGGATGGGCTCAGACAGGCCCCAGGACTGCCCACTCTCAAGGCCTCCTATGGCAAAGGTTCAGCCGGCAGCACAGGGTGAAGCACGGAGCCCGGGCCCCTCCAGCAGAGCCCCAGGGAGCAGCACCTCCAGGCCTTTGGAGCCAGGCAAAAGTACTCCCTGCGATTCCTTCGGGATTGGGGTCCCTGCAGAAGCACACCTTCCTAAAAGCTCCAGGTCGCTGGATGCTCCACCTTTTAGCGAAGTTGAGGCCAgcagcctggaggaggaggaggaggaagatgaagttAGCAGCCTGAACCTGTGTGCATGGCAGGAAAAGGCTCCACATTCCAGGCCACAGTCTTCACCTGCTGACCGGGAAAGCCCgtttcagccccaccccaggaggctgaggagccCCCAAGCCCAGGAAATGATTCTGAAGATGAAGGAAGCCATCAGTGAAAGGATCAAGTTTGTCCCTGTGCCCTCTGGGCACCAGGactgggctgaggaggaggagggaaggtcAGTGCTCCCCCCAAGACCTAGCACAGTCAGTGGTAGCAGGCGGGCCCCCGAGAAGCAGAGGAGGTCCCAGTCAGAGTCATGTATTCAGAGCCAGGTGGGGGACCCCACCCTCCAGGAGCTGCGGAGGGTCCAGAGAGACCTCAGTCAGAGGCTGGAGGCGTTTTATGCCCTGGGTGCCAAagggcagaggcagagccaggagcagATTCTGCAGCCCAGAGCGATGGCTCTGTGGCCCAACAACTGCAAAGTCGGGCCGAGCAGCACCACTAGCAAGCTCAGGGCCTCTCTCACCAAGAACTTCAGCATTTTGCCTAGTCAGGACAAGAGCATTTTGCAGAAATGCAGTCCCCACCCTGAGGGCGAGCAGCCCTGGCCAGGGAAAGCTGAGAAGCTTCCAAATGTCACCCCATCAGACGAGGACAAGGAGGCTCCCAGGGCCAACGACAGGGGCTGCCCTACCAGAACGTCAGTCAGGAAACTTATTGAAACTTTCAGTCCCACTGAGAGCGTGAGGACACTGGGGGATTCCAAGAACTCTGGGTCAAGCCCCTGCCTCAGGCGGTGGGGGGTCCCCATCATGCCACCCAGGTTTCCCATTTACAGGGGGCTTGCCCCCTTGTATCCTAAGCCCCAAATTTCTCCAGCACTAGGCAGAGAACCTTTCAAAGTGGGCACAGGCTGGAGGCCCTTAGCACCTATCTTTCCCCCTGTGCCTACAACAGAAGCACCCAAGAGTGCGGACATCGACCGCGAAGTGGAGGGGGACCCAGAGCACCTCCCTCCACCGCCTCTGGAAGTCCTGATGGACAAATCATTCACTTCTCTAGAGTCCCCAGAAAGCAGCAAGTCAGCAGAGTGCTCCCCCAAAGGGACCCCGGCACCAGGGCGGGGAGGAGCTGGCCCTGCCAGGAGAACATGGGCTTCCCTGAAGCTGAGAGCCTCCATGAGCCCCGTGGACTTGCTGCCCAGCAAGAGCACGGCCAGCCCCGCCCGGTCCCGCAGCACAGGGCCAGGGAGCAGCAAGAGCGGCTGCGATCCCAGAAAGCTTGCCTTGGACCCCAACCACCCGCCAGCCACCAGCCAAAACCCAGAGGTGGAGGGCGGAGCTCCGAGCCAGGCACAGGCAGAGAAGGCCGCAAGCCTCCGCAAGCAGCCCCGGAAGGCAATGTCCTGGCACCACTCCAGCCACACATCTGGGCAAAACAGGACCTCAGATCCCAGCCCGGCCAGACGCACACGAGGGCCACGTTCTCCCGAGGCTGCAAGGCAGAGCCGAGAGAGAAGCCCCCCGACGGCCAGGAAGGCCTCACCCACAAGGGCACACTGGGTGCCCCAAGCAGACAAGAGGCCCCAGAGCCTGCATTCCTCTCACAGACCTGCCCAGCCAAGTGCCCCCACCTTGCAGGGGTCCCCCAGCCCACCGCTCAGCCCTGGAGCTCCCAGCCCACCGGTGAGCCCCAGGGTGCTAAGCCCACCCACAACCAAGAAGCGAACTTCCCCACCACGCCAGCACAAGGCCTCCAGTGCCCCCACCCAGTGCCCAGAAGCAAGCTCCCCTTCCTCTGTTCCCTCCGTGTCCCCCCCGGTGTCCCCATCGCAGGAGCACAAGGAAACAAGAGACTCCGAAGACAGTCCAGCAGACACAGCCAAAGTTTCTGGGAACACGTGTTCCATATTCTGCCCGGCCGCCTCCGCTCTGTTTGAAGCTAAATCGCCACTCTCAGCAGCCCACCCACCGACCCCACCTGAGGCCGGGGGTCCTCTTGGGAGCCCTGCAGCGTGCAGGAGGAGCAGCTCGGGGCCTCGGTTGAGGGCAGATGCACAGAGGAGAGTGGCCCTGTGTGCCCTCAACCCTCTGCCTTTCGTCAGGACAGCTTCTGACCGCCAGCCGGGTGCCAGGCTGCCGCTGCCTGCCGCGGGCTCCGCCAGCATTCCCTGTGAGGACGCCCAGCTCAGCCAAAGCAG CAGCAGTGAGGAGAGCCCCAAGAAGGACACAGAGCCCTGGAGCAGCCCCTGGGCCCCGGAACCGCAGGGCGGCAGCAGGCGTGCGTCTCCCCCAGAGCTGTGCGTGCTGGGCCACAGACTGCAACGGGAGTCCCTCGCTGGCCGCACCCAGGACGAATCCCAGCCAGAATCACCACCCCAGCAGAAGGAGGTGGCCTGA